One Eurosta solidaginis isolate ZX-2024a chromosome 1, ASM4086904v1, whole genome shotgun sequence genomic window, GTAAGGGTTCACGTATTTCATGATCTATTTAAACCGAGCTGAAATAAATACGTTAACaatgatatgagtttcttttctTTAAACTTTTATGAAATTACTACCATAAAAGGCTGCAACAAAATAAATTCCGATAGAAATTCTTGAAAATTTCCTGCCATCTGAAGAAAACGAAAGTACAACACCGGTGCTATAACTGAACGTTCCCTTatattgaacagctgttcaactaatgcaaaatttgttttctCAATTTACAGCTactaaattattttctttttataacaAATGAGTATAGAGAAGAGTACAACGAATTTGGGGAATAAAAAAATGGAAGATCCCCTGCGACAGAAGGCAGTGCCGCTTGCGGCGGAAACTGTGCTGTGGTTTGAATTTCTACTCGATCCACAATTGATAACAAAGCATTTAAAGAAACCCAATCCGGATCCTAGTCCATTGGAGTTAATGTCACAATTTATATCCGTCACACCGGATGTTGTAATGCCACCACAATTTGATCTAACATCTCCTGAAGCGGAAAGCGTACCAGGTGGTATACCTGTAACACCAGGCGCTAGTGTGACTACTGCAGCCGATATGAGTAACGTCGATGGATTGAGGATACCACGCAAACAAATGGCGTTGAAAATTTTGGCGCTTAAAGTAGCAACGTGGTTGAAATGGAATTTAGATGTTTTGGAGACAAGTCTACCGATACCAAAACAGCTCTTCTTGCTGCGCGATTTATGTACGGTGTGCTTTGGCAAATTAATAAGTATACCCTTGCCGCAGGACTTTCAACCAAAGATAACTTCTGATCATCGTTGCGTGTTACGCTTACAAATATTGAAGGACATTGCGATGAAAGCTGCCCGCCCCTCAATGGCTAATATGTTTGTACCCATAGAGCCAATGCATCAATTTTTCGCACCCGAAATACCACCACAAAATAGTGTTGAATATTTACAGGATCTATGCAAATCGACAGAGCCCTTTTATGTGTTCACCTATGATACATTCGTAACGCTCCATGCAGATACCGAAACAATGCGACAAAACTTCGAACATATGCAACAAATCTCTTTAGCTGAATTACGAGCACAAATCTATTATGATTTGGTGAATTTCTATTTGTATACCAAACAATATAGGCAAGCACGCGAAGCTGTAAATGAATGTCGACGTAATTTGAAGGAAATGAAAACTGATTATAAAGCTGAATCGGCTAAGTACACGGCAGATGATTATCTTTTTTGTCATGTAAATGACGATGAGCTAGAAGGTTACCTATTGGCTTGTGGATGCAGTGAACAGAGAACAACTTTGACGGAACGCTTCAATGCGGCATCGTGGAAACAATATAAGGACATTATTGAAACCTTACGTGAAGATAATTATATacgtgaaataccattgataaatCGTCGAATACTTGAGCTTGACATTGAAGGCCTCATTTCACAGGGTACATTGAAAGAGACACGTACATTTGAAATGCAAGTTGCCGCACTAAATGTGGTGCGCAGCATTTTTGAAGAGGGCAATATTTTTGCAAGTGttgattattttgaaaaatataaacaTTTGAACAGTTTTATTGCAATCGTGGATGTTATTGCTAATGTTATTCCACATTGTAATCTGAGCGAACGGtatattgtaaaaaatttcgttattgATTGTATTTTAAAGCAAAATAATGGCAAACAATTTTTGCTACACATACAACATCTGCAATTGTTTACACCAATTGAGCTGCGTGATTTGGAGCAACAAAGTGCAGAAGAGGAAATGATTGTACCACCGCTTGCAACGCTCAATGAATGGAAATTCAGTTCCAAGATAATGCGTATTGAAGTGGGATCCTTAGAACGCCAACTAATCGCATGTACCAATGCGAATACGGTACGAAAGCTGTTAGTAAAACTTGCTGCTACAAATCCCACAAAACCGCTATGGACAGTAAATCCCAGTTGGGAAATTGCCACACCCATTAAATCAATGCTTATGTCCATGCAGCGAGGTTTCCTACAAGATTTTGCCTACGTCTTATTAGGCAAAGCGCGTGAAATGACAGCGAAGAACGACTACATTGGCGCAATTTATCAATCTAAAACGATTAGTAATTCACATTATTAAGAGTGAATTGGTTTAAATAACTTCTGTCAATATAATCACTATACAACCGCGACGTCTTACAACTACACCCATAGCAAAATAATTAAGCGCAATATATCGCCgtggagatttaggccgagctccttCAATATGCATTGTACCTTatttaatttttggcaatgaattCATGCGGATTGCGGTGCTTATATCGCTAAAGCTTAATAAAGGAAAACCATTTTAACAAAATAACGATTTCGCATtagtcaataaaaaaaaaaaaaaaataaaaaaaaaacttgaatataaaaGACGCCAGCAAACTTTTAACGTGTGCTAGCTGCTGGAATTAGAAGTGAAAACTACACTTTTGGACATGGAGAATAACTACTTCACTAATCTTTTACATGCTAAATTAATCAGTATTTTCAAATGAACTATTTAGTGTATGAATTAAGATCTATCATTTGACTAGACGTATTGTATTTTGTACGATGATGTTGAATAAAAAGAACTTACatagatgaagatgaagatgatacGAATTTTCCCCAACACGTGCTTATTCGAATGTAGAGAATAATTGCTTATGATAAGAAACTTTGAATCTCAAGAGATACATTCCTTCAACGAATCAGGttggttttctttttttgtattgtAGGTAATTTCGTAGTCCTTGTCCTGCTGTTCTGAGCCATTGGGGATAGAACCCTTTTCATTCGTATCTTGTGATATGGCCAATGTGGATCTATTCGTAGCTAAATTTATACTATTTTCTCTGCTTAAAATAACCGTTGACGCACTACAAATTGATTCACCATCATTGACCATCTTGTGCACGCCGtattaaaaaatgaaatgaacgaGCGTAAAATCACTTGATACActtcccgttgtttcaattcataggaattttacattctatacacgggtatgtatgaatgtgcgttttttGTCTTTGCCGTTGGTATGCTGGTACCAGTGAGCGGAATGCTAAAAGGAGAATGGTAGTAGACGGAAAAgtgaaaatagtagtagttggtaggTTTTACCAAGAAAACACCAGCTACAGTTCAGATGTGTACAAACAATTAATAAGGTATTGTAAAACCAATATCGCACATTTTCAAGGAAATGACACCTTTAAAacacgtaaacaagacaaaattacatgcacatttgtatatacctatgtacatagcttatgcctatacgatactcacttttttcctgtatcgtgagtgtgaaatactgacaaacatgcaccaaacgtctaatcacaacaacaattttccaaggtaccaaaattactgccgaaaaataaccaatttcagcatgttatcgtttacgtaaaacttcctattgtcgttcaaattattcaaaaaaggaaaaaaaaaaactgagaaaaatagcgcagaaaatattcgcgtactcagtcattatatttctctactcaaaaatgtatttcctgtttaagttctttttttcaaaatttactgatttggtcagtatcgcctcctaatgttagttgggtgggctctgcaattcaatactttaaaattatcgcagtatgcgttttcagtgcgaaaatactgaaatattggtagaatctaagtgttggtagcagaagtagtagaaaatgaaaaatgggtcaaaaaggtaggtcaaactaccaatgcggtaaagtacgtgcactgactgcccatatacttataccaacgtatgtacatatatatgccgagtttaaatgtacattatattagggatgcataaaatgatgcaaacgggtaccgaagaacccgtttccgaaaaattggtaccggagccaaacacccttcgggaaccgtgccatttgccaaaggccatcaattaaacaggactagaagcgtacttggggaaagattgaataaacaactctcataaataaccgaaaggtaatacaaaaagaggaaaatgatacattctacaaatgattctcctcatccaaaacgaacatttttttattttttctttacatagcattcaattttgctgtccaaacatttttttgtggcgggcagggaagttgttgggttttagcaccaacaacacaaataacagcgactcaaaagaacccacgctatacactttctacctggttcggtaccagaatgtgcgaaccgaaaatcgtaaatgctagttttctgcagcactagtgtgcccgtggccaactaaaacgctaccgggtgacgcgaaataaacaaaataaggcactaaagacccaggcacataacgtgcggggaaagaggccatgttCATAATGCGCGCCACATAtgcattttttttgctttttatgcagcgacagatgtttccccttatgcgcgcgctaataaaatttcccaaatccccaacaatacaattagggaccactcgcccccgcactttcgagaatgactcgacccagtcaaacatattgcagttctttcagaaaaatgggtcgctttgccgctatgcaacgaaacgctgccaagaacgtcatgcggtatacgtcggaatgccgcgcttgttttaagcaacatcccatacgcctgtgcccaatctttcgggccaaaaaacccgaggagcgtctttacttagcgatccgcgggagctgctgtggaaattgcttggctctagaccaccgctctaactcatgcccaagccaaggccgatgtaaaaaatgcggcgaaaaacatcacacgatgcttcacatctcctcgattgatgaagaggaacagctactccacgaagcccgctccaagccatggagtgtacaagttgaggaggagctggaataaccccgtgagcggattgacgactccatatcgttatatgcgtcagatgctggaacggagactgggcctcttcgtccagctcgaatccaccgaaccggagcggagactcggtctcttcgcccgaacacaacaccagcagccaaatcgtttagaccgcttttgcagcatgaaaggaagcggctccagcacaacacATCTACCGTCCAGCGTcatgttcgtgacggccgagcggagactcggtctcttcgccggaaaactaaggaccctcaacgaagacaaccaccgcgcgacaaggcctcttcgcctgcaacaaagaTATGacacccatcatcaaccacgagatcgcagtcatggatccaactcgctgcagctcactaccgtgtccgccttccgggcagggctcctagccccgcattcagctgcaaccgccaccatgataccgacggtagcgatcacccccaccgcggtcgtgaaaatagaagcaggggggcggctacacctcgtccgcgccttaatcgacggatgctcccccaccacattgattgcggatgagctcgcccaggagctccaacttcctaccagcaacattggctggcaagcaggatgtctgctgcgtatccgaggaagacacggacagaacagaaggattgcgacccatgctgcggtcgtagccaattttcggcgcacgacacccacaaccagcatcgacagtgccatcgcagccccgtacgcacatcttcgtctggcagatccgcagttctactcatccgctccgatccgcctcgtcctaggcacagatgtatatgccgagataatactcccagggattctgcccaccacgtttggcccttttttagctcagagtaccatctttggttgggtactctcgggcacagcgaaggcctaacagcaaaatgttcggtaacgaccgaaatacatgaatttttacactttttatccgttttatttaattgaatttctgttgtacacagtcgcaagcggtgtgcattgtgagttcgtacaagtgaaaaatctttctatccctccattgccatgcctacgtgtcaaatcatagctgacagggagaacggctgtcgcgaagggccagagaatggaagaaaggtttcctTTTCTTGTGCTCGCCGTtactaaattgaagtgccatgaattccACATTtgcttcaaatcagcttttcttttaaatttgtatacagaaaatcagacaaCATATTAATACTCATTCCTAAAATCAAGTTTATGGATTAAATTTGCGTAACCAACTATGCAGGCatttaaattatgtaaacaaagcaatataccagtcgtctacaagaTGTTTGAAACCCACTGTCagctaatgatttaagtaatcaacagcgattgaacaggtgatcgaagctgttaactattgtgaacgttctaccaaaaattcgccacttgtatggattcacaatggaggtgtgcgtttaaaatcttgtatcattacaataagtcattttttattgaattttcttcatataaaattcacaagcatagaatttccaatgaatttgtaataaacggcaagaaatatgaacacgtatatcttcttacttcttttcgcaatccctagctctaggcaaacctggcttaggccttgaatcataacgggaaaagtgccgaatgacagaggcatcagcaaccaagctcacccattgcgcagaccatcttgcgtgccgccaagccggcggactgaccggcgtttatgttaagttagatataattagttataagttttttatttttttcttctcttcttcacggtcggtgatccttggcagACTGTGATGTTGCCtgccgcaaggggggcggcatgtttaggcccaaggcctgacttttacttgattgacggcgcccctccctaacgttttaataagatttccagccacccgCACTCACGCCGCATTTAAGCATTCTatcaattttttgcaagtttgtGTTCCAGTATTGCTTGTCACTTATAGTTAGTACtttctttatcaaatttttcgctgtgtttattttgtatttcattGGCTGGGACGAATGAAAATTTATCAGTCTGCCGGAGGATAAAGGCTTTGCGTACCACTCAAATGAGAGGCttccattatttatatttttatatattcttacgTCCAGGTATGGCATTCTGTCATCTCTCTCCATTTCAATCGTAAACTGAATTTAGTTGTGATATTTGTTAAGTGTTTCTAATATTAAATCCACGTCCTTACGTTTTAAAATCGCCAgaatgtcgtccacatattttaCTAAAAAAGCAATAGCTACCCACACACCCTAATTAAAAATCTAATAGAGCAAAtaataagagaaataaataaCGCACAAAACAACACAACGACACATAAGGAAAATAAGTCAAAACAATACTTCAGTGTAACCTATGTACCTAAACTTACCCAAAACCTCAGCAAAACTATATTCCACGACATATAAAACATATCTTTATCATATAAATCAAACTACACACTAGCAAGTATATTTACTAACACAAAAAGCCCAACCGAAAAATTAGAACAAAACaatgtggtatatgaaataaCGTGTAAAGGTAAAGAAAATGAAATCTGCAGCAGGGTATATATAGGGACTACCAAACGTGCACTGGGAATCCGATTGAAAGAGCACGAAGCtgatatacaaaacaaaaaaaccaccaccgccttagcgcagcatatcacaacaagcggacactcagctgatctggctaatacaaaaacaatagataggaacaaacacgggagagccagatatacattggaaagtctgagaatattggaaaaacgggcaaatacgataaacaagaaagaggacacacaaaatatagcagctgtttaccttttatgtttatagttaagaatcagtatgacaatgataccaatgttaaatggtactaatgcttttagttttaatatttaaataacaaatatattacgtaagtgttgtctatgtttgtacgtatgtaaatcaatgttagtgttgttctcgttacatatataaagtaaatttatatatataaattaaagtagtctttataccataaattaatgtaaatatttttatctttattgttgttaataaattagatcacctctgatgatgctaagaagtctagcgaaacgttaggtggaaaaattgaaataaatatctttatttgcaattaagaaacgattggtcaaaaaagcctattaccaacaaaaatctacgaaacaagtaaggaaggttaagttcgggtgtaaccgaacattacatactcagttgagagctatggtgacaacataagggaaaataaccatgtaggaaaatgaaccgagggaaaccctggaatgtgtttgtatgacatgtgtatcaaatgaaaggcattaaagagtattttatgagggagtgcgccatagttctataggtggatgccatttagggatatagccataaaggtggatcagggttgactctagaatgcgtttgtacgatatgggtatcaaatgaaaggtattaatgagtattttaaaagggagtaatccttagttccataggtggacgccgtttcgagatatcgccataaaggtggaccaggggtgaccctagaatttgtttgtacaatataggcatcaaacgaatggtgttaatgagtattttaaaagggagtgggccttagttctataggtggtcgccttttcgaaatatcgccataaaggtggatcagggttgactctagaatgcgtttgtacgatatgggtatcaaatgaaaggtattaatgagtattttaaaagggcgtggacctaagttccataggtggacgccgtttcgagatatggccataaaggtggaccaggggtgaccctagaatttgtttgtacaatatgggtatcaaaagaaaggtgttaatgagtattttaaaagggtgtggggcttagttctataggtggacaccttttcgcaatatcgccacaaaggtggaccaggggtggctctagaatgcgtttgtacgatatgggtatcaaattaaaggtattaatgagggttttaaaagggagtggtggttgttgtataggtggtcgcattttcgagatatcgccataaaggtggaccaggggtgaccctagaatttgtttgtacaatatgggcatcaaaagaaaggtgataatgagtattttaaaagggagtattccttagttccataggtggacgccgtttcgagatatcgccataaaggtggagcaggggtgaccctagaatttgtttgtacaatatgggtatcaaaagaaaggtgttaatgagtattttaaaagggtgtggggcttagttctataggtggacgccttttcgagatatcgccataaaggtggaccaggggtgactctagaatgagtttgtacgatatgggtatcaaattaaaggtattaatgagagttttaaaagggagtggtggtagttgtatatgtgaaggcgttttccagatatcgaccaaaatgtggactagggtgacccagaacattatcggttggataccgctaatttatttatatatgtaatacctggcaagattttaagggtgttttatttcgccctgcagaactttttcattttcttctacttaatatggtaggtgtcacaaccattttataaagttttttctaaagttatatttcgcgtcaataaaacaatccaattaccttaccatgtttcatcccttttttcgtatttggtatagaattatggcatttttttcatttttcgcaattttcgatatcgaaaaagggggcgtggtcatagtcggatttcgttcatttttcataccaaggtaaagtgggttcagataagtacgtgaa contains:
- the LOC137236780 gene encoding integrator complex subunit 8-like isoform X1, whose amino-acid sequence is MSIEKSTTNLGNKKMEDPLRQKAVPLAAETVLWFEFLLDPQLITKHLKKPNPDPSPLELMSQFISVTPDVVMPPQFDLTSPEAESVPGGIPVTPGASVTTAADMSNVDGLRIPRKQMALKILALKVATWLKWNLDVLETSLPIPKQLFLLRDLCTVCFGKLISIPLPQDFQPKITSDHRCVLRLQILKDIAMKAARPSMANMFVPIEPMHQFFAPEIPPQNSVEYLQDLCKSTEPFYVFTYDTFVTLHADTETMRQNFEHMQQISLAELRAQIYYDLVNFYLYTKQYRQAREAVNECRRNLKEMKTDYKAESAKYTADDYLFCHVNDDELEGYLLACGCSEQRTTLTERFNAASWKQYKDIIETLREDNYIREIPLINRRILELDIEGLISQGTLKETRTFEMQVAALNVVRSIFEEGNIFASVDYFEKYKHLNSFIAIVDVIANVIPHCNLSERYIVKNFVIDCILKQNNGKQFLLHIQHLQLFTPIELRDLEQQSAEEEMIVPPLATLNEWKFSSKIMRIEVGSLERQLIACTNANTVRKLLVKLAATNPTKPLWTVNPSWEIATPIKSMLMSMQRGFLQDFAYVLLGKAREMTAKNDYIGAIYQSKTISNSHY
- the LOC137236780 gene encoding integrator complex subunit 8-like isoform X2, with amino-acid sequence MEDPLRQKAVPLAAETVLWFEFLLDPQLITKHLKKPNPDPSPLELMSQFISVTPDVVMPPQFDLTSPEAESVPGGIPVTPGASVTTAADMSNVDGLRIPRKQMALKILALKVATWLKWNLDVLETSLPIPKQLFLLRDLCTVCFGKLISIPLPQDFQPKITSDHRCVLRLQILKDIAMKAARPSMANMFVPIEPMHQFFAPEIPPQNSVEYLQDLCKSTEPFYVFTYDTFVTLHADTETMRQNFEHMQQISLAELRAQIYYDLVNFYLYTKQYRQAREAVNECRRNLKEMKTDYKAESAKYTADDYLFCHVNDDELEGYLLACGCSEQRTTLTERFNAASWKQYKDIIETLREDNYIREIPLINRRILELDIEGLISQGTLKETRTFEMQVAALNVVRSIFEEGNIFASVDYFEKYKHLNSFIAIVDVIANVIPHCNLSERYIVKNFVIDCILKQNNGKQFLLHIQHLQLFTPIELRDLEQQSAEEEMIVPPLATLNEWKFSSKIMRIEVGSLERQLIACTNANTVRKLLVKLAATNPTKPLWTVNPSWEIATPIKSMLMSMQRGFLQDFAYVLLGKAREMTAKNDYIGAIYQSKTISNSHY